Sequence from the Clostridium saccharobutylicum DSM 13864 genome:
GGAGATTTGGGATTTATTCAAAGTATAGATGAAGAAAAAAAAACCTTAACAATCATATTTGATGATGAAAGAAAAGTTATATATGACTTTAACTTTTTAGATGAATTAGATTTAGCTTATGCAACAACAATTCATAAGAGTCAAGGGAGTGAGTTTAAAGTTGTAATAATTCCAGCATTTATGGGATCACCATTTTTAATGAATCGTAATTTACTTTATACAGGAATAACAAGAGCAAAACAGTTAGTTGTTGTTGTTGGTTATCAAAAAGCATTAATGTATATGGTTAATAATACAAATAGTATGGAGAGGTATTCCGCTTTAAAATATAGAATCAGGGACATAATAACCAAAGACGAGTTCGGAGAATAGTTGGAAGGAGTATATATTATGGGAAGCTTATGCAAGGTCAACTTAGAAGATTTAAAGTATGCTATAAAAAAAATTGATTATTGGTATAAAAAGAATATAAGATTTTTAACTATAATAACAGTTCCGTTTAATACATCATGCATTTTTTCTAATATAGTAAGCCAAATTTCAAATAATGGTGGAAATATATTATATGTATGGGGCAAAAAAGGAGAAAATAGAGAGTTGATAAGCTCAATAAAAGAATTTGATTCAAATATAACTCATTCATATATTGAAAGTGGAAATGCAGCAACAAAATTGACTTTTGTTAATTATAAGAATTTATTTCAAATTAAAGGTGAATATGATTTGGTTATCTTTGATGATATAACTTATTTTTCGAACTTGAGTAATGTTGCTATAATAGAATTTTTAGATATATGCTCCAGGTTAGGAGGAAGAGTTCTATTATATAGTATTGAAAAGGTAGCATTAATTGGAGAAAAATTTGAACTTGCAGCGTATAACTATAATCAACCTTTTTTAGAACCGAGGATAATAACTACTAGAATAGATTTGAATGAGGATATTCCATATAGCCTTTATGATTATTTAAAATGGTTTAAAGATAATAATCATAAGGTATGTATATATGTTCCAGATAAAGAGAAACTTGAAATAGTGTATGATTATTTTCAAAATAAGTTAAAGCTTTCAGATGTTAGGGTAATAAAGGTTTCTAAGCAGGATGAAATAAAAAGATGCGAAAGAGTATCAAAATATAAAGATAAGGCAATATTTGTAATAACAAATAAAATAGAGGAGTTACTTGAATACTGCTATGTTGATGATGCTGTAGTTCTGTTTTCTGATCATGAAAGATATACTTATAAAAAGATACTATATATATGTGGGCAAATGAGAAAGATAAACGCAAAATTGCCAGAGGTTTTATTAGTATCAAATTTTATTTCAAATGATATGGAAAAGGCTAAAGATATGGCAAGAGATTTCAATAAAAAGGTATGGGAAAAACGTTTAAGAGAAGTATAGTAAATCTATTACAAGGAATAATAGAAGTCATATATCCAATAGAGAATTATTGTATAATATGCAAGGAAAGTGAATGCTTTGGGATATGTACATCATGTAAGAAGAGCATTAATATAATAAGGTATTGTGAAGAAGAAGAGATACTTAGTTATGGATATTATGGTGGAGTATTAAAAGAATTAATATTGCAGTTTAAATTTAAAAGTAATTTTACGGCAGGTGATATTTTATCAAAACTTTTAGAGGAGTATATAGTTAAATATATTGAATATGAAAAATACATATTAACATATATACCATTATCCAAGAAATCTAAGAAATCTAGAGGTTTTAATCAATGTGAATATATAGCTGAAAAAATTTCCAGAGATTTATCAATTGAAGTCGTAGAAACTTTAATTAAGCAAAGAGAAACAAAAGAGCAAAAGACGCTTAGGAAAGATGAAAGATATGAAAATATAAAAGATGCATTTAAGTTAAAAGAAGGTATAAATCTAAATGACATTAATATTATTTTAATAGATGATGTTACTACAACAGGAATAACATTGAAAGAAGGATATAAAATATTAAAAAAATTTGGTGCAAAAGATATAAAACTATTGACGTTATCGAAAAGTCATATATAATATTAATGTAAAGCTAGGTTTGTGGTTGAAAGTCGAAGCCAGTCGCAGGCAAAACGATCCACGTAATTTAGGCAAAATGTCTAAGGAGCATGGTGCGGTATAGAAGTAAGTCCTGCCAGCATGTAAAGGTTGAGAGAGTTAGTAGTGAGGGATTAATTTCTATTAGCGAAAATTCCAGCAGGCGAGTGTGGGGTCAAAGACCAGGTCAACTAGCTTTACTTTTTTTACTTTTTAATTTTCAGAATTTACTGAAAAATATCTTGTTAAGCAAGTGTTGATATGTTAAAATATATTTAACACAAGGATATAAATTTTTCAAAAACTTTTTCATATAGAGAGGGGCTGAAAGTTATGAAAGTAACAGTTATAGCAAAAAATATCGAATTAACAAGTGCATTAAAGGAAATTGTGCAAAAAAAGATAACCAAATTGGAAAAGTATTTTGATCCTAATGTAGAAGCAAAAGCTACATTGAGTGTTCAAAAAAATAGACATATCATAGAAGTTACTATCCCGTTTAATGGAGTTATACTAAGAGGAGAAGAATCGACTGATGATATGTATAAATCTTTAGATTTAGTAGAGGACAAGCTAGAAAGACAAATTAGAAAGCAAAAAACTAAGTTATCAAGAAAACATAACGGATCATTGAGATTCGGTGAAATAAATAAAATAGATCTTAAGCCATTTGAAGAAGAAGAGGGCAAATTAGTTAAGGTTAAGAAATTTGGGGTTAAGCCTATGAATTCAGAAGAAGCAATTCTTCAGATGGATTTACTTGGACATAATTTCTTTGTATATCAAGATGCAGATACTAGTAAAGTGAATGTTATTTATAAGAGAAAAGATGGAGATTATGGTTTATTAGAGCCGGAATTCATATAAGAAGGTAAAATCAAAAGCAACAAGTCCATCTGCCAGCCTATTTTCTATCATACTGTATAAGTAAAGTGTCATAATACACTAGCTATGATGGCACTTTACTTCCTTGCCTGATGAAAAATGGCCAAGGTAAATTTGGACTTGTTATTTATTTTTATTTGCCTAAGTTTAAAATATTCTCATTCTACGTAAAATTAGGATGAGAATATTTTTTGCTTTTTAGGAAATTATAATATATTAGGAAATATATATTTATTTTGTTAGTGATTGATAATGATATATGAAAAATAAAAAGTTTATAATATTGTTTATATTTATGCTAAATAAAGACTTAAAGTATTTGATTATGAACTATTATGTAAATGTGTTGATGTATTATAGTTAAAGTATGGATTATAATTTATTCACTTGTTATTTTCTTCAATATTCAGCGTTTAAGACTGAATTTACTATAAAAATCAGGACTTTTATTGAAAAATAGATAAATAAAATGTTATAATTAAAAAATACGTTAATACTTGATTTTTAAAATGATTAGAAAGTAATTATTGAAATATAAGATTTCGAAAGGATGACATTATGGGATTATTAAGTGCCTTATTTGGAACATATAGTGAAAGAGAAGTTAATAGGCTTAGACCTACTATAAAGAAAATTAATGATTTAGATGAAGCTATGCAAAAGCTTACGGATGATGAGCTTAAAGCTAAGACTCCAGAATTTAAGGAAAGATTAAAAAATGGGGAAACTTTAGATGATATATTACCAGAAGCATTTGCAGTTGTTAGAGAAGCATCATCAAGAGTTTTAGGTATGAAACATTATGATGAACAACTTATGGGAGGAATGGTACTTCACCAAGGTAGAATATCAGAAATGAAAACTGGTGAAGGTAAAACATTAGTTGCAACATTACCAGCATACTTAAATGGATTAAGTGAAGCTGGGGTACATATAGTAACTGTTAATGACTATCTTGCAAAAAGAGATGCTGAGCAAATGAGTCAATTATACGGATTCTTAGGATTGACAACAGGTATTATAGTACATGAGTTAAATAATGACCAAAGAAGAGAAGCATATGGTTCAGATATTACTTATGGAACTAACAATGAATTTGGATTTGATTATTTAAGAGATAACATGGTTATTTATAAAGAAGAAAGAGTTCAAAGACCATTAAACTTTGCTGTAGTCGATGAAGTTGACTCAATTTTAATTGATGAAGCTAGAACTCCACTTATAATTTCAGGTCAAGGGGATAAATCAACTGAATTTTATAAAGTGGCAGATTATTTTGCAAAGAAATTAGCTGAAGAAAGAGATTTTACAAGAGACGAAAAAGCTAATGCAGTAATGTTAACAGATGAAGGTGTTAGAAAAGCAGAAGCAACATTTAAAGTAGAAAATTATGCAGATGCTGAAAATATAGAATTACAACATTATGTAACACAAGCTTTAAAAGCTAACTTTGCCATGAGAAGAGATAAAGATTACATGGTTAAGGATGGAGAAGTAATAATTGTTGATGAATTCACAGGAAGACTTATGGAGGGTAGAAGATATTCAGATGGTCTTC
This genomic interval carries:
- the hpf gene encoding ribosome hibernation-promoting factor, HPF/YfiA family: MKVTVIAKNIELTSALKEIVQKKITKLEKYFDPNVEAKATLSVQKNRHIIEVTIPFNGVILRGEESTDDMYKSLDLVEDKLERQIRKQKTKLSRKHNGSLRFGEINKIDLKPFEEEEGKLVKVKKFGVKPMNSEEAILQMDLLGHNFFVYQDADTSKVNVIYKRKDGDYGLLEPEFI
- a CDS encoding ComF family protein, producing the protein MGKTFKRSIVNLLQGIIEVIYPIENYCIICKESECFGICTSCKKSINIIRYCEEEEILSYGYYGGVLKELILQFKFKSNFTAGDILSKLLEEYIVKYIEYEKYILTYIPLSKKSKKSRGFNQCEYIAEKISRDLSIEVVETLIKQRETKEQKTLRKDERYENIKDAFKLKEGINLNDINIILIDDVTTTGITLKEGYKILKKFGAKDIKLLTLSKSHI